A region from the Drosophila ananassae strain 14024-0371.13 chromosome 2L, ASM1763931v2, whole genome shotgun sequence genome encodes:
- the LOC6499689 gene encoding phosphatidate cytidylyltransferase, mitochondrial: MMDVYRRAVKRFPLGSVSHMFAYGSGVKQQEGYQKVGTPSSGSVIDLVFCVRDALGFHAENLHRHPGHYSALKHLGPRFLAQYQERLGAGVYCNTLVPLPDVGVTIKYGVVSQEQLIEDLIDWKHLYLAGRLHKPVTDLVDPSDNPPLKTALDRNLVSALQVSLLLLPEKFTGYELFHTIAGLSYKGDFRMIFGENKQKVHNIVSPQINDFFALYQPALGKLAQFVAVDMKGQEPGSRKPAILFEQDKSQTATACHLRELPGQLRCRLQKNAACRGDYPAVVDHLALAPQLPKVLQASVNDIVWRSSVTQSIKNIASAGVIKSLVYSYRKAQKTFAV, from the coding sequence ATGATGGACGTGTACAGGCGAGCAGTGAAACGGTTTCCGTTGGGAAGCGTCAGTCATATGTTCGCCTATGGATCTGGTGTTAAACAACAGGAAGGCTACCAAAAAGTTGGAACTCCTTCATCCGGGAGCGTTATAGATCTGGTTTTCTGCGTTCGGGATGCTCTGGGCTTCCATGCGGAGAATCTTCACCGCCATCCTGGACATTATTCCGCCCTGAAACACCTGGGCCCGAGGTTTTTGGCCCAATACCAGGAGCGTTTAGGAGCTGGCGTCTATTGCAACACGTTGGTTCCATTGCCGGATGTAGGAGTTACTATTAAATACGGCGTTGTGTCGCAAGAGCAGCTTATCGAAGATCTAATCGACTGGAAGCATCTCTACTTGGCAGGAAGGCTACACAAGCCGGTCACGGATCTAGTGGATCCGTCAGACAATCCTCCTCTAAAAACTGCTCTCGATAGGAACCTTGTTTCTGCGCTGCAGGTGTCATTACTATTACTACCAGAGAAGTTTACCGGCTATGAGCTGTTCCACACCATCGCAGGTCTCAGTTACAAGGGTGACTTTCGTAtgatttttggggaaaacaaacAGAAGGTCCACAACATTGTGAGTCCCCAAATCAACGACTTCTTCGCTCTGTACCAGCCAGCTTTGGGCAAGCTCGCCCAATTCGTTGCTGTTGATATGAAGGGTCAGGAACCGGGCAGCAGAAAACCAGCTATACTGTTCGAGCAGGACAAATCGCAAACGGCAACGGCTTGCCACTTGAGAGAACTTCCTGGACAGCTAAGATGCCGTCTTCAAAAGAACGCAGCGTGCCGTGGAGACTACCCGGCTGTGGTAGATCACTTAGCCTTGGCTCCACAACTGCCAAAGGTTCTTCAGGCCTCTGTCAACGATATCGTTTGGCGCAGCAGCGTAACACAATCCATTAAGAACATTGCCAGTGCCGGAGTGATTAAGTCGCTCGTGTATAGTTACCGCAAAGCTCAGAAGACATTCGCCGTTTAA